A window of Mycolicibacterium holsaticum DSM 44478 = JCM 12374 genomic DNA:
TGCGGAGCAGCCGTTGTCGTTGCTCGTCGTCCAGGGCGCCGACGAGTTCGATATCCCGATCGATATGGTCGATCAGTCCGGTGGTGGTTTCGCATTCCGCACAGTCTTTGGCGTGGATACGGCTGTGCCGCAACGTCACGCGAACTTGTTCAAGTGGCCAGCCCTTGCGGGCGGCGTACATGCGGACCGTCATCGACGTACATGCGCCGAGCGCGGCCAACAATAGATCGTAGGGTGTCGGACCCGCGTCGTCGCCGATCGGGCGCGGCTCGTCAGCGAAAATCCGGTGGTGTCCGGCGTCGATCTGCTGTGTGTAGGTGCCAGATCCGGCTTCTGCGACGGTCACGGTGCCCTCGGACTGCGCTGTGTCAGAGCCGTTCTCGTGTGTTGCCATGGCCATTCTCCCTGGTGATGTGAACCTCGAATAGTGGGGCCGTCTCTGAAGGGTTGCACACCGGGCCGGTCCCCCGACGAACCCGAGTCAGCGCATCGGCGCATCCGTTTCAGCCAGACGATCGGCCTCGGGCTGCGGCTGTACGCTGATCAGCTCGATGCCGAGGTCGCGCAGTCGTTCGAGGAGGCCGTACAGCTGCGATTGGCAGGTGATCTCTCCGGTGAAGACGGAGTCGCCGTCGCTGGCGTGCAGGGTCATGCCCCCAAGTGCTGTCGACAGCCGCTCGGTCAAGCGGCCCCGGACACAGATCTCGTAAACCATGCTTCGCTCAACCCTCGGTGGCCGGCACGGTGTTCGGCGGCGGCTCAGCTATTGGCTTTCATCCTGCCGGTCGCTGTCCGGCCGCACCGCAGTCGGCCCCGGGGAGGCTTTCTGGTAGCGCAGTTCGTCGGCATACATTTCTGCGTCACTGGCGTGCATCATGGCGGATGCCGACATGAATTCTTCGCTGACCGAGAACCGTGCCAACGAGGATTGTGCAAACCCGATCGATACCAGCGGGCGACCGAACAACGCGTTGGTGAGGTACCCCAGTGCGACGGCCCATCGGTTGGCGTTTCGCGGGATCGCATACAGGTGGTAGAGCCGGGTCACGAACTTGGCGGCGAATCCCGAAAGCTGAATATTCAGTGGATTCGCCACAGCGAACCCGGGCCCGAGGTCGACGACGGTGCCCAGATCGCGGTGTCGGTATTCGGCCGCGCGACCGTAGCCGAGGCTGGCGGCGACGTTTCGGGCCAGAACCTTGCCCTGCCGGTTGGCGTGTTGGGCTGTCGGGGGCGTGATCTTTCCCGGGTTGGTGGAATCGGGCACCGCCGCGGCGTCACCGCCTGCGTAGACACCGGCGAAACCGGGCACCTGTAGATCTGCTCCGACTTTGAGTCGGCCCTTCTCGGTGGGCAGCCCCAGCGACGCGATAAGTGGGTTCGCGACCACGCCGGTCACCCAGGCGACGGTGTAGGTCCCGATGCGGGTTCCGTCGCTGAGGATGACGTGATCGGCCGCCACCCGGGAAAGGGTCACGCCGACCACGACCTGTACGCCCCGGCGCCGCAGCACCCGCTCGGCTCGGGCCGCCAACTCGGGGCCGAGTTCGGGCATCAGCCGTCCCGAGCGTTCGACGAGTATCAACCGGACTTCGCCGGGTTCGAACTTGAAATGGCGCGCGGCCATCGCGGCCAACGCGCAGAGCTGAGCGATGAGTTCGGTTCCGGAGTAGGAGGATCCGAAGACCACGACGGTTCTGCGCGCCGCTGCGCGCTCGTGGTCACTGTCCGTGCGCGACAGTTCGAACTGCTCGAGGATGTGGTCTCGGAGGAAGAGCGCCTGCGCAGTCGACTTGAGGCCGCGCGCGTGCTCGGCCAGTCCGGGAATGTCGAACAGGCGGCTGATCGAACCGGGTGTCAAAACCAGCCGATCCCAGGACAACACGTGACAGGTACCCTCCTGGTCGCGACATTGCAGCGAACGAGCGGACAAGTCCGCCGAGTCGACGTAGGCCCGCAGCAACCGAACTCCCGGCAGGATGTCGATCAACGGCACCGTGGCGAATCGTGGGTCGATCGCTCCACCTGCGACGTCGGGCAGCAGAGGGGTGTACAGCAGGTAGTCGACGGGCGAGACCAAGGTGATCGTGGCATCCGAGCGGTGCCGCTGCAGCAGCTTGCTGAGGTGTCGCGCACACTCAAAACCGGCGAATCCGCTGCCGACGATGACGATTGAGGGCGGTTGCGACGCCGGGCCCTCGCGGTGGTTGGTGACCGAACCAGCATGTGTTCGGATTGGACGCATGTGATCTCCTTTGGTCGCGGGTCGAGGAAACGACCCTGCGGCGCGCGGCTAGCTGCGTGAATCGAGCCTGACGTCGGGCAGGGGGTCTTGACATCACCCGCGCATCGGGATCACCCGGGTGAAATGTGTCCGGGGTGCACCGAGGAGTCATTGCTTCGCCGCGTCCAGCTCACAACGACGACGGCAAACACCGCTGTCGGTGAGATCAGGCCTGACGTTGGTGGACCTGCTTCGCGGTTTCGGGGACATCTGACTCGTCTGGGCAGCCGTCGTCGATCCACCGCTCGATCAACCGGATGGAGTCTTCCGGGATGGGGTCGAAACCAACTGGCATGCGAGGGATCTCGGCATCGGGACCGGAGCCGAAGGGCGGCTCGCCTTTCAAGGACAAGATCAAATTCGAGTGCGCTCCATCGCCGCGCACCAGGATCGGCCGTCCGAGCAACTTGGTAGCGACGAATTCGTCCCGGGTGACACCGCGCCAGAATGCGTAGTGCGGGGGGCCCACCTCAGTTTCTGGACCATTGACGGCCGCGTCGAGGATGTCGACGACCTCGCGAAAGCTTTTGATGCCCATCTGTTCTCTCCTGTCAGGTTGCGGGTGACCCCGCCTAATGGCGCGTGGGCTCTACCCTGTCCAGGATCGGGACAGCTGTCATCGCCCGCAGCGCCGATTCACCCGGGTGATTGCGGCGAGACGGCCGTGAGCACAGCCGATCGCCCCATCGGACCGGCACGAGAGGTCATGCGATGCCGTAGTCGTTGATCTTGCGGTAGATGGTGGCGCGTGACATTCCCAGGGTGCGCGCCGCGTCTTGCTTGTTTCCGCCATTGTCCCGCAGGCTCCGGACGATCGCGTCGCGCTCCAGGGCTTCCATTTGACTCAGCTTGCGCCGCGTGACGGAGCGGCACTCCGGCGGCAACATGTCCGCGTTGATGACGCCGGATCGTTGGCGGGCAACGGTTTCGGTCAGCACCCGCCGAAGCTGGGCGACGTTGCCCGGCCACGGCAGCCTGCTGAGCTGGTGCATGGCTTCGGGAGCCATCTTGACATCAGCACCCCGGCTGATGTCGCGCAGCAGCAGCGGCACGAGTTCTTCGAGGTCCTCGATGCGGTGTCGCAGCGCAGGCACCCTGACGGTGTGGGTGAACAATGGCAGCAATAGTTTCGTGATTGCCGCCGCGGGCGTCGCGCCGCTGGTGGTAGCCGCGATCCAGCCGTGGCCAGCGCGCGCGGCCAGCATCGACGTGATCGGCTCGAGCGTGTCCTTGTCGATGTCGTCCACGTCGGCGATCACCACCGCGAAGTCCTGGTCGCAGGACTGGGCGGCCAGTTCGGCGACGAAACTGGCCGCGTTGGGGAACGTCCCGGCGCGCATGACCCGAACGGTTCGGCCCGGCTTGACGTGCTGTCCCACCGCCTGAGCCAGCCGCGAGCGACCGGATCCCTTTTCTCCTTCCACAATCACCCAGTCCTGGTTCTGACAGCATCGCCGCACCTGCTCGCAGCAGCGCAGCCATGCGACGCTGCGACCTGCCAGCCCAGGGATGTGAGTGCGTGCCGGGTGGCCGGCTCGTGAAGTGGGCGAGCCGGCTTCGGCGGAAAGGTCGACGTGGAACACGACGTTGGCGCGCCCGTCGCGCAGCGTCGTGCGATCAGCGGCGGTGAGCTTGGCGATGCGCCCGCTCGGCAGCACCGCAAGGGCGGCGCGCGACAGCGTGGAGGTCAGCAGATCGGCGCCGTGCTCGACCAGCGCGGCCTGCTCGTTACCGTCGAGTACCCGACGTAGGTAGGGGTTGATCAACACCACGTCGCCGCCCATCGCGAGCACGCCGCGAGACGATCGTCGCGTCTGCCGCAGGTATGCCTCCAACAGCGCGGTCTCTGTCTCGCGCGCCACCTCCCGCATACGGTCCTCGATCTGGCGACCGGCGCTGGTAGCCAACGCTTGCAACACCGGATCTGATTGCCTGGCGAGACAACTCAAATTGAGCGCACCGATCAGCCTGCCCGTCACGGGGTCCCGGATCGGCGCCCCCGCACAC
This region includes:
- a CDS encoding sigma-54-dependent Fis family transcriptional regulator gives rise to the protein MSSQASDLVEVERAREKFLSAGILDAGESMDAGVLPANIVESWRRSQFLRVCPDRVELPYVGEPDKDSRLACAAAPVLQSVTDDLAAQAVSVVLTSTNGVVLERSAAEVSILHALDKVGLAPGYSLAEDVAGTNGIGTTLETAQPAFIRGGEHYVAMFTGFTCAGAPIRDPVTGRLIGALNLSCLARQSDPVLQALATSAGRQIEDRMREVARETETALLEAYLRQTRRSSRGVLAMGGDVVLINPYLRRVLDGNEQAALVEHGADLLTSTLSRAALAVLPSGRIAKLTAADRTTLRDGRANVVFHVDLSAEAGSPTSRAGHPARTHIPGLAGRSVAWLRCCEQVRRCCQNQDWVIVEGEKGSGRSRLAQAVGQHVKPGRTVRVMRAGTFPNAASFVAELAAQSCDQDFAVVIADVDDIDKDTLEPITSMLAARAGHGWIAATTSGATPAAAITKLLLPLFTHTVRVPALRHRIEDLEELVPLLLRDISRGADVKMAPEAMHQLSRLPWPGNVAQLRRVLTETVARQRSGVINADMLPPECRSVTRRKLSQMEALERDAIVRSLRDNGGNKQDAARTLGMSRATIYRKINDYGIA
- a CDS encoding OsmC family protein, translated to MATHENGSDTAQSEGTVTVAEAGSGTYTQQIDAGHHRIFADEPRPIGDDAGPTPYDLLLAALGACTSMTVRMYAARKGWPLEQVRVTLRHSRIHAKDCAECETTTGLIDHIDRDIELVGALDDEQRQRLLRIAERCPVHQTLTSEVNIATSLR
- a CDS encoding NAD(P)/FAD-dependent oxidoreductase encodes the protein MRPIRTHAGSVTNHREGPASQPPSIVIVGSGFAGFECARHLSKLLQRHRSDATITLVSPVDYLLYTPLLPDVAGGAIDPRFATVPLIDILPGVRLLRAYVDSADLSARSLQCRDQEGTCHVLSWDRLVLTPGSISRLFDIPGLAEHARGLKSTAQALFLRDHILEQFELSRTDSDHERAAARRTVVVFGSSYSGTELIAQLCALAAMAARHFKFEPGEVRLILVERSGRLMPELGPELAARAERVLRRRGVQVVVGVTLSRVAADHVILSDGTRIGTYTVAWVTGVVANPLIASLGLPTEKGRLKVGADLQVPGFAGVYAGGDAAAVPDSTNPGKITPPTAQHANRQGKVLARNVAASLGYGRAAEYRHRDLGTVVDLGPGFAVANPLNIQLSGFAAKFVTRLYHLYAIPRNANRWAVALGYLTNALFGRPLVSIGFAQSSLARFSVSEEFMSASAMMHASDAEMYADELRYQKASPGPTAVRPDSDRQDESQ